The proteins below come from a single Camelus bactrianus isolate YW-2024 breed Bactrian camel chromosome 2, ASM4877302v1, whole genome shotgun sequence genomic window:
- the ARLN gene encoding sarcoplasmic/endoplasmic reticulum calcium ATPase regulator ARLN isoform X2, producing MGRDGNFQSCHKAFLPVKPEQLASHLDAAGRSGRARFLRFRVEAALRAYGHGDSGAAAAPAPWEGRLRAYFRAGSCVCLCDRSLPSFRRGEHGSAGTEAFQLLGLWPGDWCKMERGAAAAGDGRNGPWERRGLGEAERQQQNQVRAHSGANQFPKQSYWLDLWLFILFDLVVFFFMYFLP from the exons ATGGGACGTGACGGTAACTTCCAGTCTTGCCACAAAGCATTCCTTCCAGTGAAACCCGAACAACTAGCTTCCCACCTGGACGCAGCAGGGCGGAGTGGGCGGGCGCGCTTCCTCCGCTTCCGGGTGGAGGCTGCGCTACGGGCCTACGGTCACGGAGACAGCGGAGCGGCGGCCGCGCCTGCGCCGTGGGAGGGGCGGCTCAGAGCCTACTTCCGGGCGGGGAGCTGCGTGTGCCTGTGCGATCGTAGTTTGCCCAGTTTCCGGCGAGGTGAACACGGAAGTGCGGGAACTGAGGCTTTCCAGCTGCTCGGATTGTGGCCCGGCGACTGGTGCAAGATGGAaaggggcgcggcggcggcgggagatGGTCGGAATGGTCCCTGGGAGCGGCGAGGCTTGGGTGAAGCCGAGAGGCAGCAGCAGAACCAAGTGCGGGCTCATTCCGGGGCAAACCAGTTTCCAAAGCAGTCCTACTGGTTGGATCTCTGGCTCTTCATCCTCTTCGACCTAGTGGtgtttttcttcatgtattttttgCCATG A
- the ARLN gene encoding sarcoplasmic/endoplasmic reticulum calcium ATPase regulator ARLN isoform X1 → MGRDGNFQSCHKAFLPVKPEQLASHLDAAGRSGRARFLRFRVEAALRAYGHGDSGAAAAPAPWEGRLRAYFRAGSCVCLCDRSLPSFRRGEHGSAGTEAFQLLGLWPGDWCKMERGAAAAGDGRNGPWERRGLGEAERQQQNQVRAHSGANQFPKQSYWLDLWLFILFDLVVFFFMYFLPCSR, encoded by the exons ATGGGACGTGACGGTAACTTCCAGTCTTGCCACAAAGCATTCCTTCCAGTGAAACCCGAACAACTAGCTTCCCACCTGGACGCAGCAGGGCGGAGTGGGCGGGCGCGCTTCCTCCGCTTCCGGGTGGAGGCTGCGCTACGGGCCTACGGTCACGGAGACAGCGGAGCGGCGGCCGCGCCTGCGCCGTGGGAGGGGCGGCTCAGAGCCTACTTCCGGGCGGGGAGCTGCGTGTGCCTGTGCGATCGTAGTTTGCCCAGTTTCCGGCGAGGTGAACACGGAAGTGCGGGAACTGAGGCTTTCCAGCTGCTCGGATTGTGGCCCGGCGACTGGTGCAAGATGGAaaggggcgcggcggcggcgggagatGGTCGGAATGGTCCCTGGGAGCGGCGAGGCTTGGGTGAAGCCGAGAGGCAGCAGCAGAACCAAGTGCGGGCTCATTCCGGGGCAAACCAGTTTCCAAAGCAGTCCTACTGGTTGGATCTCTGGCTCTTCATCCTCTTCGACCTAGTGGtgtttttcttcatgtattttttgCCATG CTCTAGGTAG